A window of the Equus asinus isolate D_3611 breed Donkey chromosome 20, EquAss-T2T_v2, whole genome shotgun sequence genome harbors these coding sequences:
- the LOC106836025 gene encoding olfactory receptor 8B3-like: MEIFRRMAPGNYSFVTEFILLGLTDQPDIQLPLFFLFLVMYMVTVLGNLGLITLIGLNSHLHTSMYFFLFNLSFVDLCYSSVFTPKMMMNFLSKKNYISYSGCMTQLYFFCFFVISECYVLTSMAYDRYVAICNPLLYNIVMSPKVCSSFMLGSYLMAFSGAMTHTGCMLRLTFCDANTINHYLCDILPVLQLSCTSTYINEMVVFVVVGINIIVPSLTVFISYGFILSSILRISSTEGRSKAFSTCCSHIIAVSLFFGSGAVMYLKPSSAGSMDGGKISSVFYTNVVPMMNPLIYSLRNKDVKIALRKTLGRRKL, translated from the coding sequence AGAAGAATGGCTCCTGGAAATTATTCTTTTGTGACAGAATTCATTCTTTTGGGCTTAACAGACCAACCAGATATCCAACTCCCCCTGTTCTTCCTGTTTCTAGTAATGTATATGGTCACTGTGTTAGGAAATTTGGGCTTGATAACTCTAATTGGGCTGAATTCACACCTACACACctccatgtactttttcctctttaaCTTGTCATTCGTAGACCTCTGCTATTCTTCAGTATTTACACCAAAAATGATGATGAACTTCTTATCAAAAAAGAATTATATCTCTTACTCGGGGTGCATGACTCAGCTctactttttctgcttttttgtcaTTTCTGAATGCTATGTGCTGACTTCAATGGCctatgatcgctatgtggccatctgtaatcCGCTTTTGTATAACATTGTCATGTCCCCTAAAGTATGTTCCAGCTTTATGCTTGGTTCATACTTAATGGCGTTTTCTGGTGCCATGACCCACACTGGATGCATGCTGAGACTGACCTTCTGTGATGCAAACACCATCAACCATTATTTGTGTGACATCCTCCCTGTGCTCCAGCTCTCCTGCACAAGCACCTACATCAATGAGATGGTTGTTTTCGTTGTGGTGGGCATCAACATCATTGTGCCCAGTCTCACTGTCTTTATCTCTTATGGTTTCATCCTCTCCAGCATCCTCCGCATCAGCTCCACAGAGGGCAGGTCCAAAGCCTTCAGTACCTGCTGTTCCCACATAATtgctgtttctctcttctttggatCAGGTGCAGTTATGTATCTCAAACCATCTTCTGCTGGATCTATGGATGGGGGAAAAATATCTTCTGTCTTTTATACCAATGTGGTTCCTATGATGAACCCCTTAATCTATAGCTTGAGGAACAAAGATGTTAAAATTGCTCTGAGGAAAACCCTGGGGAGGAGAAAACTTTGA
- the LOC123278877 gene encoding LOW QUALITY PROTEIN: olfactory receptor 8C8-like (The sequence of the model RefSeq protein was modified relative to this genomic sequence to represent the inferred CDS: inserted 1 base in 1 codon) yields the protein MAVENDSFVTDFILMGFKDQPELQLPLFFLFLVNYVVTVVGNWSLINLICLNSHLHTPMYFFLFNLSFIDICYSSVFTPKMLTGFISESNFISFTGCMTQLFFFXFFANAECYVLTAMAYDRYVAICKPLLYTATMSPQMCSTLMSGSYVMGFAGAMVHTGCMMRLIFCDSNIINHYMCDIFPLLQLPCSSAYANELVMSGIVGTVVVVSGLIIFISYVLIIFNILHISSTEGWFKVFSTCGSHIITVSLFYVCGLLTHVKSSPAGSVGQGKFFSVFCTNVVPMLNPLIYSLRNKDVKLAMKETLKRIIN from the exons ATGGCTGTGGAAAATGACTCCTTTGTGACTGACTTTATCCTAATGGGTTTCAAAGACCAACCAGAACTCCAGCTGCccctgttttttctgtttctggtgAACTATGTGGTCACAGTGGTGGGTAATTGGAGCTTAATTAATCTAATATGTCTGAATTCACACCTTCAtacccccatgtactttttcctcttcaATCTATCCTTTATTGATATCTGTTATTCATCTGTGTTTACACCCAAAATGCTAACTGGTTTTATTTCAGAGAGTAACTTCATCTCCTTTACAGGATGCATGACTCAGCTATTTTTCT GCTTTTTTGCCAATGCTGAGTGCTATGTGTTGACAGCCATGGCctatgatcgctatgtggccatctgtaaaccCCTGCTGTACACGGCCACCATGTCCCCTCAGATGTGTTCTACGCTGATGTCTGGTTCATATGTGATGGGGTTTGCCGGTGCCATGGTGCACACAGGGTGTATGATGAGGCTGATCTTTTGTGATTCCAACATCATCAACCATTACATGTGTGAcatcttccctctcctccagctcccctGTAGCAGCGCCTATGCGAATGAGCTTGTGATGTCTGGTATTGTGGGCACAGTTGTTGTAGTATCTGGCctcattatctttatttcttatgttttgattattttcaacATCCTTCACATCTCATCAACTGAAGGTTGGTTCAAAGTCTTCAGCACTTGTGGCTCCCACATAATAACGGTCAGTTTATTCTATGTATGTGGGTTGCTCACTCATGTCAAATCATCACCTGCTGGGTCTGTGGGCCAGGGAaaatttttctcagtgttttgCACCAATGTGGTGCCCATGCTGAACCCTCTCATTTATAGCCTCAGGAACAAGGATGTCAAACTTGCTATGAAGGAAACTCTGAAGAGAATTATAAACTGA